In the Alphaproteobacteria bacterium genome, GATAGGCCGGCGACTGCAGCACCTGCGGCGACTCCAGATCGTAGAGCGCAAGATACTTCGGCCCGCCTTCGAGCGCGGTGAAGCGCCGCGCATTGATGAAGCCCGGGATCGCCATCCGCTCGTCGAGATGCTCCTCCTCGTACCAGCGGTTGAAGTCCTCCTCGTGCGCGGGATCGATATCCGTCATCATCAACAACAGGCCCTTTGGCATACATCCTCCGTTTGAATTGCCCACTTGCATCACCTAACTGCGAAGTGGGAACACGCGTACTTCCCCCTCCAGCGGCCGCATAGGATAATGCGCCGCAACGGGGATGAAACGGGGGGAATGCCATGATGAATCGGACAGGCTTTGCGCTGCTCGCCGGACTGCTCGCGACGTGTGCGGCGTCCGCGCAGGTGTCGAACGATGTGGTGAAGCTCGGCGTCACCAACGACCAGGCGAGCATCTATTCGGCGGCCGGCGGCTTCGGCTCGGTGATCGCGGCGC is a window encoding:
- a CDS encoding DUF4286 family protein; amino-acid sequence: MPKGLLLMMTDIDPAHEEDFNRWYEEEHLDERMAIPGFINARRFTALEGGPKYLALYDLESPQVLQSPAYRHVVGDGTSAWTRRMQKRFINFRRNVYVGLSERKR